The Bacillus vallismortis genome window below encodes:
- the dppA gene encoding D-aminopeptidase DppA yields MKLYMSVDMEGISGLPDDTFVDSGKRNYERGRLIMTEEANCCIAEAFNSGCTEVLVNDSHSKMNNLMVEKLHPEADLISGDVKPFSMVEGLDDTFTGALFLGYHARASTPGVMSHSMIFGVRHFYINDRPVGELGLNAYVAGYYDVPVLMVAGDDRAAKEAEELIPNVTTAAVKQTISRSAVKCLSPAKAGRLLTEKTAFALKNKDKVKPLTPPDRPVLSIEFANYGQAEWANLMPGTEMKPGTTTVQFQAKDMLEAYQAMLVMTELAMRTSFC; encoded by the coding sequence ATGAAACTGTACATGTCAGTAGATATGGAAGGTATTTCGGGTCTTCCGGACGATACCTTTGTGGATTCCGGCAAGCGCAATTATGAACGCGGGCGGCTCATCATGACCGAAGAAGCAAACTGCTGTATTGCCGAAGCGTTTAACAGCGGGTGTACCGAGGTGCTGGTCAATGACAGCCATTCGAAGATGAATAATCTGATGGTTGAAAAGCTTCACCCTGAAGCCGACTTGATTTCCGGTGACGTCAAACCATTTTCGATGGTAGAGGGGCTGGATGATACGTTTACAGGCGCTTTGTTTCTCGGTTACCATGCGAGAGCTTCGACTCCCGGTGTGATGTCACACAGCATGATTTTTGGCGTCCGGCATTTTTACATAAACGATCGGCCTGTCGGTGAGCTTGGGTTAAATGCATATGTTGCCGGTTATTATGATGTCCCGGTGTTAATGGTAGCCGGTGATGACCGTGCCGCAAAAGAAGCGGAAGAGCTCATACCGAATGTCACGACAGCCGCTGTCAAACAAACCATTTCAAGATCAGCAGTGAAGTGCTTGTCCCCTGCGAAAGCCGGCCGGCTGCTGACAGAAAAAACCGCATTTGCCCTGAAAAACAAAGATAAAGTCAAACCGCTCACACCGCCTGACAGACCCGTTTTGAGCATTGAATTCGCCAATTACGGGCAGGCTGAATGGGCAAATCTGATGCCGGGAACTGAAATGAAGCCGGGTACCACAACCGTTCAATTTCAGGCGAAGGACATGCTTGAAGCCTATCAGGCGATGCTTGTCATGACTGAGCTTGCGATGCGGACATCATTCTGCTAA
- the dppB gene encoding dipeptide ABC transporter permease DppB, with protein sequence MVRYMMKRFWAMAATILVITTLTFVLMKVIPGSPFNEERGTNEVVQKNLEAYYHLDDPLIFQYIIYLKSIITFDFGPSIKKPSDSVNDMLERGFPVSFELGLTAIVIAVISGLVLGVIAALRRNGFLDYAAMSLAVLGISIPNFILATLLIQQFAVNLNLFPAATWTSPIHMVLPTAALAVGPMAIIARLTRSSMVEVLTQDYIRTAKAKGLSPFKIIVKHALRNALMPVVTVLGTLVASILTGSFVIEKIFAIPGMGKYFVESINQRDYPVIMGTTVFYSVILIIMLFLVDLAYGLLDPRIKLHKKG encoded by the coding sequence TTGGTGCGATACATGATGAAGCGTTTTTGGGCAATGGCAGCTACGATTTTGGTGATTACCACCCTGACTTTTGTTCTCATGAAGGTCATTCCCGGATCTCCTTTTAACGAGGAAAGAGGCACAAATGAAGTCGTTCAAAAAAATCTCGAAGCCTACTATCACTTAGACGATCCTCTCATTTTCCAATACATCATCTACCTAAAATCCATCATTACATTCGATTTCGGACCTTCAATTAAAAAACCGTCAGACAGCGTCAATGATATGCTGGAACGCGGATTTCCCGTTTCCTTTGAGCTTGGATTGACAGCGATTGTCATTGCTGTGATCTCCGGGCTCGTGCTGGGCGTAATCGCTGCGCTCCGCCGCAATGGCTTTTTGGACTACGCCGCGATGAGTCTAGCGGTGCTCGGCATCTCCATCCCGAATTTTATTCTGGCAACATTGCTTATTCAGCAGTTTGCCGTCAATCTCAACCTATTTCCCGCTGCCACATGGACGAGCCCGATCCATATGGTGCTTCCGACCGCAGCGCTTGCGGTAGGGCCAATGGCGATCATTGCCAGGCTGACACGGTCAAGCATGGTCGAAGTCCTGACACAGGATTATATCCGCACAGCAAAAGCAAAAGGTCTTTCTCCGTTCAAAATTATCGTAAAACACGCACTCAGAAATGCACTCATGCCCGTCGTTACCGTTCTGGGCACACTCGTCGCCAGTATTTTAACTGGAAGCTTTGTTATTGAAAAAATCTTTGCCATTCCCGGAATGGGAAAATATTTTGTTGAAAGCATTAATCAGAGGGACTATCCCGTGATTATGGGAACGACCGTTTTTTACAGTGTCATTCTGATCATCATGCTGTTTTTGGTCGACTTGGCCTACGGTCTCTTAGACCCGCGCATTAAACTGCATAAGAAAGGGTGA
- the dppC gene encoding dipeptide ABC transporter permease DppC, whose amino-acid sequence MNLPVQTDERQPEQHIQVPDEWFVSNQEKNREADSVKRPSLSYTQDAWRRLKKNKLAMAGLFILLFLFVMAVIGPFLSPHSVARQSLTEQNRPPSADHWFGTDELGRDVFTRTWYGARISLFVGVMAALIDFVIGVIYGGVAGYKGGRTDGIMMRVIEVLYGLPYLLVVILLMVLMGPGLGTIIVALTVTGWVGMARIVRGQVLQIKHYEYVLASKTFGAKTFRIIRKNLLPNTMGAIIVQMTLTVPAAIFAESFLSFLGLGIQAPFASWGVMANDGLPAILSGHWWRLFFPAFFISLTMYAFNVLGDGLQDALDPKLRR is encoded by the coding sequence GTGAATCTCCCTGTACAAACAGATGAACGCCAGCCAGAGCAGCATATTCAGGTGCCGGATGAGTGGTTTGTCTCGAATCAAGAAAAAAATCGAGAAGCCGATTCGGTCAAGCGACCGAGTTTGTCATACACGCAGGATGCTTGGAGGAGGCTGAAGAAAAATAAATTAGCGATGGCGGGACTCTTTATTCTTTTATTTCTTTTTGTCATGGCTGTTATCGGACCTTTTTTATCACCTCATAGTGTCGCGCGCCAATCGCTGACCGAACAAAATCGTCCGCCTTCAGCCGACCATTGGTTCGGGACCGATGAGCTCGGCCGGGATGTGTTTACCCGAACATGGTATGGAGCGAGGATTTCGCTATTTGTCGGCGTGATGGCAGCGCTGATTGATTTTGTGATCGGTGTCATTTACGGAGGCGTTGCCGGTTATAAAGGCGGCAGAACTGACGGTATCATGATGCGGGTTATCGAAGTGCTGTACGGGCTGCCGTATCTGCTTGTTGTCATTTTGCTGATGGTGCTGATGGGGCCGGGGCTGGGCACCATTATTGTGGCGCTGACTGTAACCGGATGGGTCGGCATGGCGAGAATTGTTAGAGGCCAGGTGCTTCAAATTAAACATTATGAATATGTACTCGCCTCGAAAACCTTTGGCGCGAAAACCTTTCGTATCATCCGGAAGAATCTGCTGCCGAATACAATGGGAGCGATTATCGTACAAATGACATTAACCGTACCTGCCGCCATATTCGCGGAATCCTTTTTAAGCTTTCTCGGCCTCGGCATACAGGCCCCGTTTGCCAGCTGGGGTGTGATGGCGAATGACGGTCTGCCTGCGATTTTGTCCGGGCATTGGTGGCGCCTGTTTTTTCCGGCCTTTTTCATTTCATTGACGATGTATGCGTTTAATGTGCTGGGAGACGGATTGCAGGATGCGCTCGACCCTAAGCTGAGGAGGTAG
- the dppD gene encoding dipeptide ABC transporter ATP-binding subunit DppD, translated as MEKVLSVKNLHVSFTTYGGTVQAVRGVSFDLYQGETFAIVGESGCGKSVTSQSIMGLLPPYSAKVTDGSILFKNKDLCHLSDKEMRSIRGADISMIFQDPMTALNPTLTVGDQLGEALLRHKKMNKKAVRKEVLSMLSLVGIPDPEERLKQYPHQFSGGMRQRIVIAMALICEPDILIADEPTTALDVTIQAQILELFKEIQRKTNVSVILITHDLGIVAQVADRVAVMYAGKMAEIGTRKDIFYQPQHPYTKGLLSSVPRLDMEGAELIPIDGTPPDLFSPPPGCPFAARCPNRMIVCDRVYPGKTIRSDTHTVNCWLQDQRAEHAVLSGDAKD; from the coding sequence ATGGAAAAAGTTCTGTCAGTCAAAAATCTGCACGTTTCTTTTACGACTTACGGCGGGACGGTTCAGGCGGTCAGAGGGGTGAGCTTTGATTTGTATCAAGGTGAAACCTTTGCAATCGTCGGCGAATCCGGCTGCGGCAAAAGCGTTACCTCCCAAAGCATCATGGGTCTGCTTCCGCCCTATTCGGCAAAGGTGACAGACGGCAGCATTCTATTTAAAAACAAAGACCTTTGCCATCTCTCTGACAAAGAAATGAGAAGCATAAGGGGAGCCGACATTTCTATGATTTTTCAAGACCCGATGACGGCGTTAAACCCGACACTGACTGTCGGAGACCAGCTGGGGGAAGCGCTCCTGCGCCACAAAAAAATGAACAAAAAGGCGGTGAGGAAAGAGGTGCTTTCGATGCTGTCATTGGTCGGCATTCCCGATCCGGAAGAGCGTCTGAAGCAGTATCCCCACCAATTCAGCGGCGGCATGAGACAGCGGATTGTCATTGCAATGGCGCTGATTTGCGAGCCTGATATTTTAATCGCAGATGAACCGACGACCGCTCTTGACGTGACCATTCAGGCACAAATATTGGAGCTGTTTAAAGAGATTCAGAGAAAAACGAATGTGTCTGTCATTCTGATTACACACGATTTAGGGATCGTTGCCCAGGTTGCTGATAGAGTCGCAGTTATGTATGCCGGGAAAATGGCGGAGATCGGCACGAGAAAAGATATTTTTTATCAGCCGCAGCACCCTTATACAAAAGGGTTGCTGAGCTCTGTCCCGCGGCTGGATATGGAGGGCGCGGAGCTGATTCCGATCGACGGAACGCCGCCGGATTTATTTTCACCTCCGCCAGGCTGCCCGTTTGCCGCACGCTGTCCGAACAGGATGATCGTGTGTGACAGGGTATACCCGGGAAAGACCATCAGATCTGACACGCACACCGTCAACTGCTGGCTGCAGGATCAACGGGCTGAGCATGCGGTGCTGTCCGGAGATGCGAAGGATTGA
- the dppE gene encoding dipeptide ABC transporter substrate-binding protein DppE, with protein sequence MKRGKRMKRVKKLWGMGIALGLSFALMGCTANEKAGKESGNDKAKTSGEKVLYLNNENEPTSFDPPIGFNNVSWQPLNNIMEGLTRLGKENEPEPAMAEKWSVSKDKKTYTFTIRENAKWTNGDPVTAGDFEYAWKRMLDPKKGASSAFLGYFIEGGEAYNSGKGKKDDVKVTAKDDRTLEVTLEAPQKYFLSVVSNPAYFPVNEKVDKENPKWFAEADTFVGNGPFKLAEWKHDDSITMEKSDTYWDQDTVKLDKVKWAMVSDRNTDYQMFQSGELDTAYVPAELSDQLLDQDNVSIVDQAGLYFYRFNVNMEPFQNKNIRKAFAMAVDQKEIVKYVTKNNEKPARAFVSPGFTQPDGKDFREAGGDLVTPNESKAKQLLEKGMKEENYDNLPAITLTYSTKPEHKKIAEAIQQKLKNTLGVDVKLANMEWNVFLEDQKALKFQFSQSSFLPDYADPISFLEAFQTGNSMNRTGWANKEYDQLIKQAKNEADEKTRFSLMHQAEKLLVNEAPIIPVYFYNQVNLQNEHVKGIVRHPVGYIDLKWADKN encoded by the coding sequence ATGAAAAGGGGGAAGAGGATGAAACGAGTGAAAAAGCTATGGGGGATGGGTATTGCATTAGGGCTTTCATTTGCGCTGATGGGATGTACAGCAAACGAAAAGGCTGGAAAAGAAAGCGGAAATGATAAGGCAAAAACAAGCGGAGAAAAAGTGCTGTATTTAAATAACGAAAATGAACCGACTTCGTTCGATCCGCCGATCGGTTTTAATAATGTGTCGTGGCAGCCGTTAAATAACATCATGGAGGGGCTGACGCGTCTTGGCAAAGAGAATGAGCCTGAACCGGCAATGGCGGAAAAGTGGTCTGTATCAAAAGATAAAAAAACCTATACATTTACGATTCGGGAAAATGCGAAATGGACAAACGGAGATCCGGTAACTGCCGGAGACTTTGAATACGCGTGGAAACGGATGCTTGATCCGAAAAAAGGCGCTTCATCTGCGTTTCTCGGCTATTTTATTGAAGGCGGCGAAGCGTATAACAGCGGAAAAGGGAAAAAAGACGATGTGAAGGTGACGGCAAAGGATGATCGAACCCTTGAAGTAACGCTTGAAGCACCGCAAAAATATTTTCTAAGCGTCGTGTCCAATCCGGCGTATTTTCCGGTAAACGAAAAGGTCGATAAAGAAAATCCAAAGTGGTTTGCTGAGGCGGATACATTTGTCGGGAACGGTCCGTTTAAGCTGGCGGAATGGAAGCATGATGACAGCATCACAATGGAGAAAAGCGACACGTATTGGGATCAAGATACCGTGAAGCTTGATAAGGTGAAATGGGCGATGGTCAGTGACAGAAATACAGATTACCAGATGTTTCAGTCTGGGGAACTGGATACCGCTTATGTCCCTGCTGAATTAAGTGATCAGCTGCTTGATCAGGATAATGTCAGCATTGTTGACCAAGCGGGCCTATATTTCTACCGGTTTAATGTGAACATGGAGCCGTTCCAAAATAAAAACATCAGAAAAGCCTTTGCAATGGCTGTGGATCAAAAGGAAATTGTCAAGTACGTCACGAAAAACAATGAAAAACCGGCGCGTGCCTTTGTATCGCCCGGATTTACGCAGCCTGACGGCAAAGATTTCCGTGAAGCGGGCGGAGACCTGGTCACGCCAAATGAAAGCAAAGCGAAACAGCTGCTGGAAAAGGGCATGAAGGAAGAAAACTATGATAATCTTCCTGCGATTACTCTTACTTACAGCACAAAGCCAGAGCATAAAAAGATTGCCGAGGCGATCCAGCAAAAATTGAAAAATACTCTTGGAGTCGATGTGAAGCTGGCCAATATGGAATGGAACGTATTTTTAGAGGATCAAAAAGCGCTCAAATTCCAATTCTCTCAAAGCTCATTTTTGCCTGACTACGCGGACCCTATCAGTTTTCTGGAAGCCTTCCAAACAGGAAATTCGATGAACCGCACAGGCTGGGCCAATAAAGAATACGATCAGCTGATCAAGCAGGCGAAAAATGAAGCCGATGAAAAAACACGTTTCTCCCTTATGCATCAAGCTGAAAAGCTGCTGGTCAATGAAGCGCCGATCATTCCGGTTTATTTTTACAACCAGGTCAACCTGCAAAACGAACATGTGAAGGGAATCGTCCGGCATCCTGTCGGTTATATCGATTTAAAATGGGCTGATAAAAACTAA
- a CDS encoding LD-carboxypeptidase, translated as MKGVVQLNHKPKALKKGDTVGVIAPASPPDPKKLETALLFLEELGVKVKLGKALKNQHGYLAGQDDERLADLHEMFRDEEVKAVLCACGGFGTGRIAAGIDFSLIRKHPKIFWGYSDITFLHTAIHQNTGLVTFHGPMLSSDIGLDDVHPLTKASYEQLFRETEFTYTEELSPLTVLVPGKAEGELVGGNLSLLTSTLGTPFEMDTRGKLLFIEDIDEEPYQIDRMLNQLKMAGKLTDAAGILVCDFHNCVPVKREKSLSLEQVLEDYIVSAGKPALRGFKIGHCSPSIAVPVGAQAAMNTAEKTVVIEAGVSEGALKT; from the coding sequence ATGAAAGGAGTGGTTCAGTTGAATCACAAGCCAAAAGCGCTTAAAAAGGGTGATACAGTTGGAGTGATCGCGCCCGCAAGCCCGCCGGATCCAAAAAAGCTTGAAACCGCGCTTTTATTTTTAGAAGAGCTCGGTGTAAAGGTGAAATTGGGCAAGGCGCTGAAAAACCAGCACGGCTATTTAGCGGGACAGGATGATGAGCGGCTGGCTGATCTCCATGAGATGTTCAGAGACGAGGAGGTAAAAGCAGTGCTGTGCGCATGCGGGGGTTTTGGGACAGGACGTATCGCCGCCGGCATTGATTTCAGCTTAATCCGCAAACATCCTAAAATCTTTTGGGGATACAGCGATATTACGTTTTTACATACTGCCATCCATCAAAACACAGGTCTTGTCACCTTCCACGGCCCGATGCTCAGTTCAGATATTGGCCTCGACGACGTTCACCCGCTGACAAAAGCGTCGTATGAGCAGCTCTTCCGAGAGACGGAATTCACCTATACAGAAGAGCTTTCACCGCTGACCGTGCTTGTTCCCGGAAAAGCGGAAGGGGAGCTTGTCGGAGGAAATCTCTCTTTGCTGACGTCTACGCTGGGCACGCCGTTTGAAATGGATACGAGAGGGAAGCTGCTGTTTATTGAAGATATTGACGAGGAGCCTTACCAAATCGACCGGATGCTGAATCAGCTGAAAATGGCAGGGAAACTGACGGACGCAGCCGGAATTCTTGTGTGTGATTTTCATAACTGTGTCCCGGTGAAAAGAGAGAAGTCCCTCTCACTTGAGCAAGTGCTTGAAGACTATATTGTATCGGCGGGCAAGCCTGCACTGAGAGGTTTTAAAATCGGCCACTGTTCACCGAGTATCGCCGTACCGGTAGGCGCGCAAGCTGCTATGAATACAGCAGAAAAAACAGTCGTTATTGAGGCAGGCGTTTCAGAAGGGGCGCTGA